The DNA region AGAAGTTGCGGTAGGCGAGATATTTCATCGATTCGACGTCGATGTAGAACTGTGCGAGCGTGTCGCGAATCACCTGCGGAGCGAGCTTCGAGTTGCCCTCGCGGATGACGCGGCGGCCCAGTTCCGCCAGATCCTTGAAGACATTCTGGAAACGCATAACGATCGCGAGCGAGAGCGTCGCCCGTTCATTCATCAGCGTGGTGAGCGCGACACCCCATCCGCCGTTGAGCGGTCCGAGCAGATTCTCGCGCGGCACCCGCACGTCCTCGAAAAACATCTGATTGAACTCGGCCTCGCCAGTCATCTGGCGGAGCGGCTGCACGGTGATGCCCGCGCTGTGCATATCGACGAGCAGATAGGAGATGCCCTTATGCTTGGGGGCGGCCGAGTCGGTGCGGACCAGCAGCATGCACCAGTCGGAGAGATGGCCGATCGAGGTCCAGACCTTCTGCCCGTTGACAACGAAGTGGTCGCCGTCGAGAATCGCCTTGGTTTGCAGCGCCGCGAGATCGGAGCCCGAGGACGGCTCGGAAAAACCCTGGCACCAAATCTCCTCGCAGGTCAGGATTTTTTTGATATAGCGCCGTTTCTGCTCCTCCGTGCCGTGTTCGAGGATCGTCGGACCACCCATCGCGAGGCCCAATTCATTGAGCGGCGCCGGGGCGCGAGCGCGCGCGACTTCCTCGTTGAATATGGCGCCCTCGATGATGGTAAGGCCCTGACCGCCATATTCGACCGGCCACGAGATGCCGAGATAGCCCGCGTCGTAGAGCCGCCGCTGCCAGTCCTTGAGCGCCCTGACACTCTCGTCGTCGATTGCAAGCGCGAAGCCACGATCCATAATGTTGCTGGGCTTGTTGCGCGCGAGCCAGTCGCGCGCCCGCGCGCGAAATTCCGCTTGCTCCGGGCTGTCGCTCATCTCCATCGTGATCCACCTGCGGCGATCTAAGTTTCCTCCTTGTAGCGCAAATAGGCCGCGCTTTGTAGGCGGAATCGTTTGACAGGGCGGCCGCCATAAGCGATCGATAGCGCTGGCGATCGATTTAATTCGCAATCAGGGTGACAGGCGCGTGGCGACGTTAGGCTTCACAGCGGGCGATTTCGCGGTCTTCAAGGTTGAGGGCTTCAATCAGCGGATGCAGCAAATCTATGCGCACGTGCGGCCGAAGTTGATCAAGCTCGGCGACGAGCTGGCCCCTGAGCTCGCGCGCAAAACTCACATGGAGTTTTTTCCGCATGTCGCCAAACATGCGCGGCGCACGGTAAATCCGCCGCCCGAGACGTGGGCGGCTTTCGGACCCTCGCCGCGCGGCTACAAACGCTACGGCTACCTGGCGTTGTGCATCTCCGGCGCGGGACTCCACGCTCGTGCGGTCGTTAAGTCGGAGGCGGACAATCGATCCGCGATGGCGTCGAATCTCAAAGCGCGAGCGGCGCAGCTCGTCAAGGAATTTAAGGGCACAAAGATTTCGCGCTACGACAAGTGGGATTTCACGCAGTTGCCCGAAGGTGAGGCGGCCACGCCGGAATTCTTCACGACGCTGGCCGAGGGACTCGCGAAGAAGACCGGCGGCCTCGACCTCGGTTTCGGCTGGAACGTCCGCGAATCGATTCGGCTCGATCGCGCTGAGCTGCTCGAGGCCTTTCGCGAGCTCGAACCGCTCTATCGCCTGCTGCGATCGGCTGCCTGACCAATTCGCAGCTCGCAGCATCGTAGTGGCGGGCGCGGACGAATTTCGCTTCGCCCCAGCGGGTAGGCTGCTCTATGAAGTTCGGCTGCGGGGCGGTATTCTGTGGCACTACGCGGCCGGAAGGCTGAATCGAACGAGCAGCATCAGGGATTTAATGGCGAACGAGCAAACTTGCAAAGCGAACGAGTGTACGCGCGAGATTATCGCGAAGGGCTACTGCCGCAAGCACTATCGGCTGTGGAAGGCCGGCGAGATGCCAAAGGCGCGCTATAAGACCTGCACTTTCGAGAAATGTCGCAAACATCGGTTTCGCGGCAGCTTGTGCGAGGAGCATTTTGCGGCCAAGCGCGGCCCAAAGACCGATGCGGCCGCGGCTCCTGCTGCCGCGGCGCCGGCGGCGCCCGCCGCGAGCGCCTAGGGAGCGCCGAGCAAGTCGCGGTGATAGAAGCGCTTCGCGTAGGTCCTTCGACACGGTTCGCGCTGCTCACCGGCTCAGGACGACAAATCAGGCCGGCGCAGAACTTCCCCAGAGACTTCGGGCTACCTGACGGCGCAACCTGTCGCAACGCGGGAGGTTAACCTCACATGGCAAAGTTGATCATCTCAGGCGCGGGCGGCCGGATGGGCCGTCTGCTAGTCTCGTTGATCTTGCGCGAAAAGCAACATCAGCTCGCAGGCGCCCTCGAAGCGGCGGCGGCTGGGTTCAACGGCCAGGATGCGGGTGAGCTGGCGGGCGTCGGCCGCAGCGGCGTTCCAGTCGTCGCGGATTACGCGACGATCGCGCGGCCCGATACCGTCACGCTCGATTTCACCACCGCGGCGGCCTCGCTCGAGCACCTCGAAATCGCGGCGGCGTCGGGCGCGGCGATCGTGATCGGCTCGACCGGATTCACCCCGGCCATGGAAGCGCGGGCGGGCGAACTGGCGCGGCGCACCCGCACGGTGATCGCGCCCAATATGAGCATCGGGATCAACGTCCTGATGAAGATCACGGCTGAGGTCGCGAAGATTCTCGGCAACTTCGACGCGGAAGTGCTCGAAATCCATCATGGCACGAAGATCGACGCGCCGAGCGGCACGGCATTGGCGCTGGGCCGGACGATCGCGGAGGCGCGTGGCCTGGAGTTTCAATCGAGCGCGGTCTTCGGACGCGAGGGGATTACTGGAGTGCGATCGCCCGAAAAAATCGGCGTGTTTGGGCTGCGCGCTGGCGACGCCGTGGGCGATCATACGGTCTATTTCGGCGGGCAGGCGGAGCGCCTCGAACTCACGCATCGCGCTCAGAGCCGCGAGGCGCTCGCACGTGGCGCGCTGCGCGCCGCGGCGTGGCTCGAAGCGCAGCCGCCGGGCCTCTACTCGATGCGCGACGTGCTCGGACTGTAAGAAAATACACGCCCGCTGCTCACCCCCCGATGAGAATCAGGTCGCTAGCCAGCGAACGCCGGCTCCGTCTGCTTTTCGTCTGGAGCATTCTCGGCAAGGCGCTCGATGGCGTCGTCGAAATCATCGTGGGTATGGCACTCGTCTTCCGGGTCGCGACGATCCACGTGATCGGCTTTATGATTCAGGATGAACTGATCGAAGATCCGACCGATTTTATCGCGGGCGCGATTCAGCATCATTTGTTTCCATTTCTGGCGCACAGACGAAACTTCGCGGCGGCATATCTCCTGAGCCACGGCCTGGTGAAATTATTTTTGGTCGTGAATCTGATCCGAAACCGACTCTGGGCTTATCCTGCCGCAATCATCGCCTTCGTTCTGTTTATCGCCTACCAAGTGTACCAGCTTCGCATCGCGCCCTCGCCGATGCTTGTGCTCCTCACTGCACTCGACCTTATCGTGATTGGCCTGACCTGGCACGAATACCAAATCGTACGCGGGGCTAGGGCATCGTGACGTGCTCAATGCGCGAGGAAAAGGGCGGCCTCGGTTATCCGTGTAACCGAGGCCGTGGAATGATCGGCGGAAAGGTTAGTTGGCGCTACTTAGTTAACGAGCCACTGAAGGTAAATTGACCCGCACCGAAAATCCCGTTGCTTCCGGCGGGGCTGCCCGGTGCCGCAAGTGTCTGACCGACAAACTTGAGGAGGGTCGTGCCCGAGGCTCCAGTAAACGGCCCGGTCCCACCGGTTATGGTGTACGTAATGCTCCCGCCGTTTGATCCGGTTGTGTTGCTGACGCATTGACTGCCAACCGCGGCGCCGACCGCGGTGAAATATAACTGGCCCTGAGGCCAAGCGCCGGCCGCGTCTGTTTGCACGAGGTTAAAGGTTGTGCCCGCGGTGCCATCGGGCG from Candidatus Binataceae bacterium includes:
- a CDS encoding DUF2127 domain-containing protein; its protein translation is MRIRSLASERRLRLLFVWSILGKALDGVVEIIVGMALVFRVATIHVIGFMIQDELIEDPTDFIAGAIQHHLFPFLAHRRNFAAAYLLSHGLVKLFLVVNLIRNRLWAYPAAIIAFVLFIAYQVYQLRIAPSPMLVLLTALDLIVIGLTWHEYQIVRGARAS
- a CDS encoding acyl-CoA dehydrogenase family protein, whose protein sequence is MEMSDSPEQAEFRARARDWLARNKPSNIMDRGFALAIDDESVRALKDWQRRLYDAGYLGISWPVEYGGQGLTIIEGAIFNEEVARARAPAPLNELGLAMGGPTILEHGTEEQKRRYIKKILTCEEIWCQGFSEPSSGSDLAALQTKAILDGDHFVVNGQKVWTSIGHLSDWCMLLVRTDSAAPKHKGISYLLVDMHSAGITVQPLRQMTGEAEFNQMFFEDVRVPRENLLGPLNGGWGVALTTLMNERATLSLAIVMRFQNVFKDLAELGRRVIREGNSKLAPQVIRDTLAQFYIDVESMKYLAYRNFSRLQRGGTPGPEGSLSKLLWSELNQRMQEFALVLQGPRAALTEDSPHIVDKGRWQYGLMRSRGNTIEEGTSEVQRGIIAERLLGLPKGY
- a CDS encoding DUF1054 family protein gives rise to the protein MATLGFTAGDFAVFKVEGFNQRMQQIYAHVRPKLIKLGDELAPELARKTHMEFFPHVAKHARRTVNPPPETWAAFGPSPRGYKRYGYLALCISGAGLHARAVVKSEADNRSAMASNLKARAAQLVKEFKGTKISRYDKWDFTQLPEGEAATPEFFTTLAEGLAKKTGGLDLGFGWNVRESIRLDRAELLEAFRELEPLYRLLRSAA
- the dapB gene encoding 4-hydroxy-tetrahydrodipicolinate reductase, whose translation is MAKLIISGAGGRMGRLLVSLILREKQHQLAGALEAAAAGFNGQDAGELAGVGRSGVPVVADYATIARPDTVTLDFTTAAASLEHLEIAAASGAAIVIGSTGFTPAMEARAGELARRTRTVIAPNMSIGINVLMKITAEVAKILGNFDAEVLEIHHGTKIDAPSGTALALGRTIAEARGLEFQSSAVFGREGITGVRSPEKIGVFGLRAGDAVGDHTVYFGGQAERLELTHRAQSREALARGALRAAAWLEAQPPGLYSMRDVLGL